TTCCTATCAAACTGATTACGCTTGTGGAGTGACTCGCCATGGTAATGTCCTTCATACTCTACTTTTCTTTTTCATCATCTCGGCATCATGCCAGTCATCAGTCACAAAGAGCCGAGGTCCATACGCTGGGAGGCGTAAATGTCGCTTGAAACACCCCTGACACAATTGCACGTTCGACTTGGTGCGAAATTAGTTGAGTTCGCGGGCTATACGATGCCCATCAGTTATCCGAACGGCATTATTGCAGAACATCAACATACGCGCTCTAAAGCGGGTCTTTTTGATGTCTCGCACATGGGGCAGGTCCTAGTAAGTGGGTCTAATGTGGCTAAATTGCTTGAGTCAGTTATGCCTGCTGACCTCGTGGCGCTCGCGCCAAATCGAAGCACCTACGCATTGCTTACAAATGACATGGGGGGCGTACGGGATGATCTCATTGCCACGAAGTTAGAAGATGGTCGATTCTTCTTGGTGCTGAATGCTTCCAATAAGCACGCTGATCTTGCCTACCTGAGGCAGGCGCTTCCTGAATTAACCTTCGAGCTATTGGACGATCGAGCGCTCTTGGCACTGCAGGGGCCTGAAGCAAGAGCGGTACTGTCTCGGCTGGGTAAGAATACTGAAAGTCTTGGGTTCATGAGCGCACGCGAGTGCAGCGTCAACGATATTCCTTGCTTTGTCACTTGCTCGGGGTACACGGGCGAAGACGGTTTCGAGCTTTCAGTCAATGCGAGTCAAGCTGAGCACCTAGCCGAGCTGTTATTGGCGGAGACTGGGGTTGCACCCATTGGGCTTGGTGCACGCGACTCGCTCAGACTGGAGGTTGGGCTGTGCTTGCATGGGCATGAGCTGTCACCGGAGATAACGCCCCTAGAGGCCCGGCTCAAATGGGCAATTGCGCCCTCTAGAAGGGCGGGAGGGGATCGCGAGGGTGGCTACCCAGGTGCGGCTATTCTCAACGAGCAAATGAGTAATGGCGTTAACCGCGTGCGCATTGGCTTGAGAGTGCTCGGGCGGCGTCCGGTACGAGCCGGGCAGCCGTTGCTCAATGCGGACGGTCTCGAGGTGGGCAGTATTTGCTCTGATGCGTTTGGCGCGAGTGTTGGGGGTCCAATTGCGATGGGCTTTGTGCGCCCAGACTTTTCGCAAGTAGGTGCGATCCTCAAAGCCGATGTGCGTGGGAAGTTCATTGATTTGGAAGTTGTCGCGCTGCCTATGTTACCCCAACGCTATTACCGGACTGACTAAAGAGCACGCTTTCAACATTTGGCGTCCTTCTAGGTCTCGATCTTAGAAGGCCTTATCCAGCACATTTTTCAGAACTTATTCAGCGGAGGGTCTAATGTGCCCAATGTCGATCCGCTCTGAACTGCGTTGATAAGTACTCCATTTGGTCCGCGAGGACACGTTCCTTAGCAAGAAAGTGCCACTCATAGGCGTTGGGCCGGAAAGGCACAGCAAGAAGTGGCATTTTTGCTTCTTCTGGGGTTCGACAGTCTTTTAGCCAATTGCACCGTTTGCACGCGGCAACCACGTTTTCCCAGTTATTCCGCCCTCCTCGCGAAGTGGGCACTACGTGGTCGCGAGTCAGCTCGTGCCTTGCAAACTGATGACCACAATAGAGGCACCGGTGGTCGTCCCGTCGAAACAAAGTGCGGTTACTGAGCGGCGGCGTAAACTCGTCGAACACCCGACCGTTTAGCGCAATGATGGGCTGTAGCGTGAGGGCTGATCGCTGCCCTGTGAGTCGTTGTATGCCGCCAAACACGGTGGGAAGGGGGTCGCCAATGCCGTAGACGACGTCATTTCGGGCATACGCAGATATAGCCTCCTGCAGGCTCAACCAGCCCCGAGGTTGCCCTGCTACATCCAGTTTTAGGATCGCTTGCATGGCCTTCGCTCTCACGTTTTGACAACGCTACTGTCTTTGCCGGGAGAATACAATGTCGAGCCGAAATGAGTCGGTGGGCACACCTTACGTGCTTGAATTTCCATTCTCTCAATTAAAGGGTGACTAAAATAAATTTTTGCAATTGAAGACAGGCACGAATAATGTTGTACTCGATCAGGCGTGATAATTCATAACAACACGTTTGTGATTAAGACATTCTAATTATTATAAGGAGCAGTAATGAAGCGGATTACTCCGATTGGCATGGGTGGTAAGGCACTGCCATTTGCATTGAGTCTGTTGACGGCAAACCTGTTGGTTGCCAACACGGTGCTTGCGCAGGACGACAACAAAAATCTAGAAGAAGTCGTCATTACAGGTTCATACATCAAAGGCACAGGTACAGACGAGGCAACACCCGTTGACGTACTCAACAGCGACTACATTCAAAAGCAGGGTGCTTTGACAATCGGTGAGCTCACACAAAAGC
The Candidatus Paraluminiphilus aquimaris genome window above contains:
- the gcvT gene encoding glycine cleavage system aminomethyltransferase GcvT, whose translation is MSLETPLTQLHVRLGAKLVEFAGYTMPISYPNGIIAEHQHTRSKAGLFDVSHMGQVLVSGSNVAKLLESVMPADLVALAPNRSTYALLTNDMGGVRDDLIATKLEDGRFFLVLNASNKHADLAYLRQALPELTFELLDDRALLALQGPEARAVLSRLGKNTESLGFMSARECSVNDIPCFVTCSGYTGEDGFELSVNASQAEHLAELLLAETGVAPIGLGARDSLRLEVGLCLHGHELSPEITPLEARLKWAIAPSRRAGGDREGGYPGAAILNEQMSNGVNRVRIGLRVLGRRPVRAGQPLLNADGLEVGSICSDAFGASVGGPIAMGFVRPDFSQVGAILKADVRGKFIDLEVVALPMLPQRYYRTD
- a CDS encoding HNH endonuclease, with amino-acid sequence MQAILKLDVAGQPRGWLSLQEAISAYARNDVVYGIGDPLPTVFGGIQRLTGQRSALTLQPIIALNGRVFDEFTPPLSNRTLFRRDDHRCLYCGHQFARHELTRDHVVPTSRGGRNNWENVVAACKRCNWLKDCRTPEEAKMPLLAVPFRPNAYEWHFLAKERVLADQMEYLSTQFRADRHWAH